One part of the Ranitomeya imitator isolate aRanImi1 chromosome 10, aRanImi1.pri, whole genome shotgun sequence genome encodes these proteins:
- the LOC138651091 gene encoding F-box only protein 2-like, which produces MAKNLIKNPCGEEGLEHWELVENGGDEWKVEDLPGDCGAPFPSDGVSKYFVTSFELCKKSQLIDLLQEGFTEEVLDAQPNIVVSDWYGARTDCGCCYELRAQLLSDSRDVISEYCSENITVPENTDGAWNQISHTFSEYGPGVRFIQFTHSGQDAVYWKGWYGARMTNSSVTIEV; this is translated from the exons ATGGCGAAAAATCTCATTAAAAACCCGTGCGGAGAAG AGGGCCTGGAGCATTGGGAACTAGTAGAGAATGGAGGAGACGAGTGGAAGGTGGAGGACCTCCCGGGGGACTGCGGGGCGCCGTTTCCGTCTGACGGGGTCTCCAAGTACTTTGTTACGTCCTTTGA GTTGTGCAAAAAATCCCAACTGATCGATCTCCTTCAGGAAGGATTTACCGAGGAAGTGTTGGACGCCCAACCCAACATTGTGGTCAGCGACTG gtatggggCGCGGACTGACTGTGGATGCTGCTATGAGCTGAGAGCGCAGCTCTTGTCCGACAGCCGTGATGTCATCAGTGAATACTGCAGTGAGAACATCACCGTCCCCGAGAACACGGACGGCGCCTGGAACCAG ATCAGCCATACCTTCTCAGAATATGGCCCCGGAGTGCGTTTCATCCAGTTCACTCACAGCGGACAAGACGCGGTTTACTGGAAGGGCTGGTATGGAGCCCGGATGACCAACAGCAGCGTGACGATCGAAGTCTAG